From the Halobacterium zhouii genome, the window GCCTCCCTACGGGCGCCATCGAACTTGCCGCGGGCATCGTCTTCCTCGCGTTCGGCCTCGCGGCGTTCGGCGTCATCGGCGACTTCGGCCTCGTCGCGGGCATCGTCCTGGCGCTCGCGGTCGCGGTCGTTGTCGCGTACGCGACTGGCCGGTAGCGACGGGCTTTTCACCGACTCGGTGCCACTTCTCGGCGTGTTCACCGCCGCCGTCTCACTCGCCGCCGGCGCCGTACTCGGCCTCTCGCTTTCGGCGCCGCCCGGCCCGATGAACGCCGTCATCGCGGAGGAGAGCGTTTCGCGGGGCTGGACGTCGGGGTTCGCCGCGGGCCTCGGTGCGATGGCCGCGGACGCCTGTTTCTTCGTGCTCGCGCTCGCAGGCGTCGTCGCGTTCCTCGAGAACGCGCCAACGGTCGAGGCCGTGATGGTGGGTGTCGGCGGGCTACTGATGCTGTACTACGCACACGGCGCGCTCCGGGACGCCCGCTCCTTTTCCGACGCCGAGGCAGCCGACGGCCACGGCTTCCGGAAGGCGTTCGCGCTCGCCATCGCAAACCCCTATCAGGTGACGTGGTGGGTGACAGTTGGCGTCGGCCTCCTGAACCCGAGTTCCGTCTCGGCGTTCGGCGTCTCGCTCGCCGCGGCGAACGGCGCGCTCACTGTCGTCGGCTTCTTCGCTGGTATCTTCCTCTGGATAACGCTGTTCCCGGCGGCGCTCAGAGCGGCCGGCGACCGGGTCGACGCGCTCGGCACTGCGGTCTCGTACGCGAGCGCGGCGGTGCTGGCGGTGTTCGGCGTCGTCTTCCTGCGAACCGCGGTCGTGGGTTAGTCCTGCATCCCCGGGACCTCGTCGTCGAGCCACTCGC encodes:
- a CDS encoding LysE family translocator, with translation MFTAAVSLAAGAVLGLSLSAPPGPMNAVIAEESVSRGWTSGFAAGLGAMAADACFFVLALAGVVAFLENAPTVEAVMVGVGGLLMLYYAHGALRDARSFSDAEAADGHGFRKAFALAIANPYQVTWWVTVGVGLLNPSSVSAFGVSLAAANGALTVVGFFAGIFLWITLFPAALRAAGDRVDALGTAVSYASAAVLAVFGVVFLRTAVVG